The Pseudoalteromonas translucida KMM 520 genome segment TCAGGGGTTAAGTCGACCATACGTGTTAACGCAAAACGCGGTAATAATAAGGTTTCAAATGGCCAGCCTGCCCAGTACGGCACAACCACCAGCCAATCTTCATTTTTAACCACAACACGCTCGCCCGATTGCGCTTCACGCTGGGCGTAATCTAGTAATAAATTACTGTTATATTTTTTAGCATAGTCGCTCAGCGCAAGTTGTTTTTTATTTACCAAAGTAGGTAATTGCTGCTGCGACCAAATTTGGCCATGCGGATGCGGATTTGAGCACCCCATCATCGCCCCTTTGTTTTCAAATACCTGCACCCAGTTATACTTTTCGCCTAATTCTACGCACTGGCTTTGCCACGTTTTAACAATGTCGGTAATGGCGCTAATACTAAGTTGCGGTAAGGTTTTACTGTGATCTGGAGAGAAACAAATAACACGACTTTCGCCTTGCTCTGTGGCCATTTTAAATAGCGGATCATCTGTTTTAAATTCTGGAGTATCAATTTTCAGAGCTGCGAAGTCATTAGTAAACACATACGTTTTTTTATAGTTGTCATTAACTTCACCGTTTATGCGGGTATTACCAGCACATAAAAAACAGCTTTCATCATGACTTTCTCTAACGTCTTCATCAAGAGTTTCAACTTGCCCCTGCCAAGGTCGTTTGGCACGATGCGGTGAAACTAACACCCACTCATCAATCAATGGATTGTAGCGACGATGTGGATGCTCAGTTGGGTCAAAAATTGTATCCATAAATATCTCAAATGTGGTTTATGATAAAACCGAAAAGGGTAAACGCTTACCCTGCCATTTGCAACCTAAAAAATCAACATATACAGCCCACGTTAAATAGTGTAAATTTTATTATTAACAGGATGTAGAAAACGATTACCCGTCAATGACAACAATAAAAGATGTAGCCAGAATTGCAGGCGTGTCTATCGCCTCGGTATCACGTGTAATTAATAATGGCCCTAAAGTAAGTAAGGCAACCATAGAAAAAGTAAATAAAGTAATGCAAGAGCTTGGCTACACACCCAATGCTAATGCACGTGCTTTAGTAACCCGAAAAAGTATGACCATAGGCGTGGTGATCCCCGAACTTACCGACCCATTTTTTGCATCATTAGCCAGCGGGGTAGATAAAGTAGCCCGCGAAAATAATATGCAATTGCTGTTAAGTACCGCAGGACAAAATGTCGAGTCTGAACGCGCTGCTATCAATTTATTACTTGAGCGCCGCTGCCAAACTATTGTTATGCATAGTAAAAAAACTCCTGACTGCGAACTAATTACTTTATGTGAAAAACTCCCCGGCTTAGTGCTTATCAATAGACTGATTGAGCAAATAAAACATAAATGTATTTGGTTAGATAACGAAGAAGGCGCAAAAATAGCAGCGCGCCATCTAATGGCACTCAAACATAAAAACATTGCCTGTATAAGCAGCAAATATCAAATTGAAGATCCTGCGCTACGCCTTGATGGCTTTTCGGCAGAGCTAAATATGGCAGGCAGCCCCATTAACCCTGCGCTAATTAAATACGCAGAGCCTACCTTACAAGGCGGACAAAGCGCTGCGCAAAATTTATTAGCCTCTGGGCAGCACTTCAGTGCTATTTTTGTTTATAACGACGCTATGGCTATTGGTGCTATTTCAACACTTGAAGATAATGGCTTTAAAGTACCCGGTGATGTGTCGGTGATTGGTTTTGATGATGTACTGATTGCGCGTTATTCAAGGCCAAAACTAACCACTTTAAACTACCCCATTGAAAAAATGGCGCAGCACGCAGCTCAGTTGGCGTTAACTCACTTTAAAAATGAAATAGTTGATAGTGGCAATGAGCATAAATATTTGCCCCGCTTGGTCAAACGAGAGTCAACGCGTATAAAAAATAGCACATAAACAAAAAAAGTTGATGAGTAATACCCTAAGGTATTACCGCATCAACTTATGCATAAATTATAAATAACTTAGTCGCAATTAAACAATGCTTTACTGCGGTACTCTTACCACGCCTTCCATAAGCACCCGTGCACTGCGGCTCATACTGGCTTTAGTTACTTGCCAATTACCATCCGTATTTGTAGCGTGTGCACCTACTTTTAAGGTGCCAGATGGATGACCAAAGTTAACTTCACTCAATGCTCCGCCACCAGCAGCTAAATTAACTAACGTACCGTCAATTGCCGCAGCGGTACCAATAGCTACTGCTGCGGTGCCCATCATTGCATGGTGTAATTTACCCATAGACATAGCGCGCACTAACAAGTTAATTTCACTGGCGTTAATTTGCTTACCGCTTGACGCTTTATAATCTTGTGCTGCACCAACAAATGCCACTTTAGGTGTATGTTGGCGTGCTGCTGCCTCATCAATACTTTGTATGAGTCCCATTTTAACCGCGCCATAGGCACGAATGGTTTCAAGCTTTTCAAGCGCTGCTGCATCTGCGTTTATATCATCTTGCAATTCAGTGCCGGTATAACCAATGTCGCTTGCATTAACAAAAATAGTGGGAATGCCTGCGTTGATCATCGTCGCTTTTAAAGTACCTACTCCTGGCACTTCTAGATCATCTACCACATTGCCAGTTGGAAATAACGCGCCGTCGCCATCAGCTGGGTCAATAAATTCCAGTTTTACTTCAGCTGCTGCAAATGTAACGCCGTCTAGCTCAAAGTCACCGGTTTCTTGTACTTCGCCATTAGTCATAGGTACATGCACTAAAATGCTTTTTTTAATATTGGCTTGCCATACACGTACAACAGCAACACCATTATCTGGTACACGGCTTTTATCAACCAAGTCATTACTAATAGCAAAAGCACCGACAGCTGCGGTTAAATTACCGCAGTTGCCGCTAAAATCAACAAACGC includes the following:
- the prpF gene encoding 2-methylaconitate cis-trans isomerase PrpF, producing MFKPQIKVPATYMRGGTSKGVFFNLSNLPKPAQVAGEARNNLLLRVIGSPDPYGKQTDGMGGATSSTSKTVILSKSEQADHDVDYLFGQVAIDKAFVDFSGNCGNLTAAVGAFAISNDLVDKSRVPDNGVAVVRVWQANIKKSILVHVPMTNGEVQETGDFELDGVTFAAAEVKLEFIDPADGDGALFPTGNVVDDLEVPGVGTLKATMINAGIPTIFVNASDIGYTGTELQDDINADAAALEKLETIRAYGAVKMGLIQSIDEAAARQHTPKVAFVGAAQDYKASSGKQINASEINLLVRAMSMGKLHHAMMGTAAVAIGTAAAIDGTLVNLAAGGGALSEVNFGHPSGTLKVGAHATNTDGNWQVTKASMSRSARVLMEGVVRVPQ
- a CDS encoding LacI family DNA-binding transcriptional regulator — its product is MTTIKDVARIAGVSIASVSRVINNGPKVSKATIEKVNKVMQELGYTPNANARALVTRKSMTIGVVIPELTDPFFASLASGVDKVARENNMQLLLSTAGQNVESERAAINLLLERRCQTIVMHSKKTPDCELITLCEKLPGLVLINRLIEQIKHKCIWLDNEEGAKIAARHLMALKHKNIACISSKYQIEDPALRLDGFSAELNMAGSPINPALIKYAEPTLQGGQSAAQNLLASGQHFSAIFVYNDAMAIGAISTLEDNGFKVPGDVSVIGFDDVLIARYSRPKLTTLNYPIEKMAQHAAQLALTHFKNEIVDSGNEHKYLPRLVKRESTRIKNST
- a CDS encoding UDP-glucose--hexose-1-phosphate uridylyltransferase — translated: MDTIFDPTEHPHRRYNPLIDEWVLVSPHRAKRPWQGQVETLDEDVRESHDESCFLCAGNTRINGEVNDNYKKTYVFTNDFAALKIDTPEFKTDDPLFKMATEQGESRVICFSPDHSKTLPQLSISAITDIVKTWQSQCVELGEKYNWVQVFENKGAMMGCSNPHPHGQIWSQQQLPTLVNKKQLALSDYAKKYNSNLLLDYAQREAQSGERVVVKNEDWLVVVPYWAGWPFETLLLPRFALTRMVDLTPEQAVTLADALKQITTKYDNLFNCSFPYSMGWHGAPYDGQEHSEWQLHASFFPPLLRSATVRKFMVGYEMMAESQRDLTPEQAAQRLRDVPNVHYKEAK